The stretch of DNA GCCAAAGGCAATCCATGTCACGATTCGCAGATTCAGCATCAGGAACAGGCAGGAAGCCACGGCCAGCAACGGCACCAGCGGCACGCCTGGGCAGCGGAACGCACGTGGCAATTCAGGATGTGTGCGGCGCAAGATCAGCACCGCCACCGAGACCATCGAAAACGCCGCCAGCGTGCCGATGTTGATCAGCTCGGCCAACACACTCAGTGGCACGAGCGCGCCGATCAGACCAAAAAAGAGGCCTACTATCCAGGTCGTCAAAAATGGCGTGGCAAAACGCGGATGCACCTGCGACAACACCGCAGGCAACAGGCCATCGCGCGACATGGCGAAGATGATGCGTGTCTGGCCATAGGCCATCACCAGGATCACGGTCAGCATGCCCAGCACCGCGCCGAGGTCGATAAAACCCGCCACCCACGGCTGGCCCGCAACCTGCAAGGCATACGACACCGGATGCGAAATATGCGCGAACTCAGCGGAGGGCACGATGCCCGTCACGACCGCCGCGACCGCCACATACAGCACGGCACACACGCCCAGCGAGGCAATCAGCCCAATCGGCAAATCGCGTTTGGGGTTTTTGACTTCTTCGGCTGCCGCTGACACCGAATCAAAGCCAATAAACGCAAAGAACATCACGGCCGCCGCACCAAACACACCATGCCAGCCGTTGGGCATGAACGGATGCCAGTTCGCGGGCGTGACATGAAACATGCCGACCGCAATCACCAGCAGTACAACGGCCACCTTGATCGTCACCATGATGTTGTTGATCCGGGCAGATTCGCGCACGCCCACGGAGAGCAGCGCCGTCACCGCCATCATCACCAGAAAGGCAGGCAGGTTAAAAAACGTGACATGCCCCGGCAGCGCGCCGGGTGCAGCGCTCAAGGCCATCGGCAGCGTGACGCCAAAGCCCGCTAACAACGATTGCAGATAACCGGACCAGCCCACCGATACCGCCGATGTCGCCAGACCGTACTCGAGCATCAGGTCCCAGCCGATAATCCACGCCGCGAGTTCGCCCAGCGTCGCATACGAGTAGGTATAGATCGAACCCGCAACAGGAATGGTCGAAGCGAACTCCGCGTAGGCGAGCGCCGCAAAACCACAGGCCACAGCGGCGATCAGGAACGAAAACATCAAGGCCGGACCCGCCTGGACCGCACCCGTGCCAGTCAGCACGAAAATCCCGGTGCCAATAATGGCGCCAACGCCAAGCAGCGTCAGATCCAGCGCGCCGAGCGTCTTTCTGAGTCCTGCGCTTTGTGCGCCGGAGATCATTTGCTCGACGTTTTTCTTGCGAAAGAGGGACATGGGACAAAAGCTCCTGAAGACGCGCACCGCGCGCCGGATGGATGGCGGAAGGTTCCGAATTCTAACGGATGTAAAACGGGGGACTTGATGCAATGCACAAGGCGCCCTCTCACGTATTTAGTACGTGGGATGGCGCCTTGTCCGACGCAAAACGGCAATCATCCGGTCATAGCCGGATTCAGATCGAGGAGACGGTTACTGATGACATAGAACGTCAGCTCCGCGTTATTGCGCAGTTTCATTTTTTCGAGCAGCCGTGTGCGATACACGCTGACTGTTTTCACAGATAACGACAGCGCCTGTGCGACATCGGTCAACCGTTTGCCCGAGGCCAGCATGCACAGCGTCTGGTATTCGCGGTCGGAGAGTTTTTCATGGGGCTGCGGCTCACCATCGAATGACACGTAATTAGCCAGCACTTCAGCCATCGCCAGGCTGACGTACTTGCGTCCCGCCGCCACTTGCTGAATCGCATAGATCATCTGCGCAGTATCGGCGGTTTTCGACAAATAGCCCGCCGCGCCGGCCTTGAGCGCCCGCACGGCGTACTGGTCCTCGCGGTACATCGAAAACATCAGCACCGGCACCCGGGGGACCAGACGCTTCAACGCCTTGAGCACTTCGACGCCATTCAT from Paraburkholderia hayleyella encodes:
- the rqpR gene encoding response regulator transcription factor RqpR (The RqpSR system (Regulating Quorum sensing and Pathogenicity Sensor kinase and Response regulator) co-occurs with and modulates the expression of cis-2-dodecenoic acid quorum-sensing systems.), with product MSLNILLIDDHAVVRQGVRQLLLDRGVASAVQEAQTGADALEQVAQQPFDVIVLDIALPDMNGVEVLKALKRLVPRVPVLMFSMYREDQYAVRALKAGAAGYLSKTADTAQMIYAIQQVAAGRKYVSLAMAEVLANYVSFDGEPQPHEKLSDREYQTLCMLASGKRLTDVAQALSLSVKTVSVYRTRLLEKMKLRNNAELTFYVISNRLLDLNPAMTG
- a CDS encoding amino acid permease — protein: MSLFRKKNVEQMISGAQSAGLRKTLGALDLTLLGVGAIIGTGIFVLTGTGAVQAGPALMFSFLIAAVACGFAALAYAEFASTIPVAGSIYTYSYATLGELAAWIIGWDLMLEYGLATSAVSVGWSGYLQSLLAGFGVTLPMALSAAPGALPGHVTFFNLPAFLVMMAVTALLSVGVRESARINNIMVTIKVAVVLLVIAVGMFHVTPANWHPFMPNGWHGVFGAAAVMFFAFIGFDSVSAAAEEVKNPKRDLPIGLIASLGVCAVLYVAVAAVVTGIVPSAEFAHISHPVSYALQVAGQPWVAGFIDLGAVLGMLTVILVMAYGQTRIIFAMSRDGLLPAVLSQVHPRFATPFLTTWIVGLFFGLIGALVPLSVLAELINIGTLAAFSMVSVAVLILRRTHPELPRAFRCPGVPLVPLLAVASCLFLMLNLRIVTWIAFGIWLLVGMAIYFGYSRQRSKLGREIQEH